One window of Papilio machaon chromosome 18, ilPapMach1.1, whole genome shotgun sequence genomic DNA carries:
- the LOC106713396 gene encoding polycomb group RING finger protein 3, whose translation MTMERRIKLKTLNSHITCKICRGYFIDATTVTECLHTFCKSCLVKHLEENNTCPTCNIVIHQSHPLQYISFDRTMQDIVYKLVPDLQDNEIKRERDFYRAKGLPCPKDAALAADKPGAGDEPEQPDNTDCHRKDEQVNVCLECISTSLRTLKRSFIRCSAQATITHLKKFIAKKVLSGIEKYREIDILCNDELLGKDHTLKFVYVTRWRFRDPPLRLQYRPKIDL comes from the exons atGACAATGGAAAGGAGGATTAAGTTAAAAACACTCAATAGTCACATTACATGTAAAATTTGCCGTGGATACTTTATCGACGCGACTACGGTTACCGAGTGTCTTCATACGT TCTGCAAGAGTTGTCTTGTGAAGCACTTAGAAGAGAACAACACATGTCCAACATGCAACATTGTGATCCACCAGTCCCATCCTCTGCAGTACATAAGCTTTGATAGGACCATGCAggatattgtttataaattagtgCCCGATTTACAGGACA ATGAAATAAAACGTGAAAGAGATTTCTACAGAGCGAAGGGGCTGCCGTGTCCAAAGGATGCAGCGCTCGCAGCAGACAAGCCTGGCGCTGGTGATGAACCTGAACAACCTGATAACACTGACTGTCATAGAAAGGATGAACAG gtGAATGTTTGCTTGGAGTGCATATCAACATCTCTACGTACACTAAAGCGCAGCTTCATTAGATGTTCAGCACAAGCGACTATAACACATCTCAAAAAGTTTATAGCTAAGAAAGTGCTGAGTGGCATAGAGAAGTATAGAGAA attGATATACTATGCAATGATGAATTATTAGGCAAAGATCATACGCTGAAGTTTGTGTATGTAACACGCTGGCGGTTCCGCGACCCGCCATTACGGCTACAATACAGACCTAAGAtagatttgtaa
- the LOC106721776 gene encoding zinc finger protein 660: MDFDKICRICLDSDQKEKYDIYENIYAKTNTLYVEMLLNCTKLNPCKDDGLPNLICKDCTRQLKRAYTFNIQCEESDKKLRSHMKHKQIINGWKEVTDDCNIKVEDLNEKTINGDVVNGLQNTVKTVEDLIKTNDGIKLEPEYKLEDEDSCWDADDDNLLLKEIKSKRESIDNESITDDRNVPESKLPHQCEVCGKFLSTKSNLKAHKICHSDLRPYKCDKCPSAFRGHSTLNQHKKLHTGETPYHCEYCPKKFSRRTGLVNHIRMHTGEKLYSCDICFKSFVQSAQLSIHMKRHKGDKPYLCQDCGKGFPIKADLKVHQRIHNGEKPYSCHMCEKTFATSGNLSIHVRIHNKEVRYKCKECQRGFVTCSAYNVHLKRHKGQRDYHCECGKTFYTSSALKQHKVVHTGEKNYKCKICDRKFSQSSHLGRHFKRDHAKQIPVPSSNYYKLIVMPEANKQTFDVFNQQMAPNENVKCEGS, from the exons atggattttgataaaatatgtcGTATTTGCCTCGATTCGgatcaaaaagaaaaatacgaCATTTACGAAAATATTTACGCTAAAACGAATACTTTATACGTTGAAATgcttttaaattgtacaaaacttAAT ccATGTAAAGATGATGGATTACCCAATTTAATCTGCAAAGACTGTACTAGACAGCTTAAACGCGCATATACATTCAATATACAATGTGAAGAAAGTGATAAGAAATTAAGATCACATAtgaaacataaacaaattataaatggatGGAAAGAAGTCACTGACGACTGTAATATCAAGGTTGAGGATTTAAACGAGAAGACTATTAATGGTGATGTTGTCAATGGATTacaaaatacagtcaaaactgTAGAAGATCTGATAAAAACCAATGATGGAATTAAACTTg aACCAGAGTACAAATTAGAAGATGAAGACAGTTGTTGGGatgctgatgatgataatctGCTCCTCAAAGAAATCAAGTCTAAAAGAGAATCTATag ATAATGAAAGTATAACAGATGATAGAAATGTACCGGAGAGTAAATTACCTCACCAGTGTGAAGTTTGTGGCAAATTCCTAAGTACAAAGAGTAACCTAAAAGCGCATAAAATCTGTCACAGTGATTTGCGACCTTATAAATGTGACAAGTGTCCATCTGCATTTAG aGGTCACAGCACACTAAATCAGCACAAGAAACTCCACACAGGAGAGACACCGTACCACTGTGAATACTGCCCAAAGAAATTCAGTCGTCGCACCGGACTTGTTAATCATATACGTATGCACACTG gcgAGAAACTTTATAGTTGTGATATATGCTTCAAGAGTTTTGTTCAAAGTGCACAATTATCTATACACATGAAGAGGCACAAAGGTGACAAGCCATATCTATGCCAGGACTGTGGAAAAG GTTTTCCAATTAAAGCTGATTTGAAGGTACATCAAAGGATACATAATGGTGAAAAGCCATATTCATGTCATATGTGTGAAAAAACATTTGCTACATCGGGAAATCTTTCAATACATGTAAGGATTCATAACAAGGAAGTTAG ATACAAATGTAAAGAATGTCAACGAGGTTTTGTCACATGCAGCGCTTACAATGTACATTTAAAGCGACACAAAGGTCAAAGAGATTATCATTGTGAATGCGGCAAAACATTTTACACGTCTTCGGCgttaaaacaacataaagtTGTTCATACGGGTGAAAAGAATTACAAATGCAAAATATGCGATAGGAAATTTTCACAATCCAGTCATTTAGGTAGACATTTTAAACGTGATCATGCAAAACAAATACCCGTGCCATCgtctaattattataaattaattgttatgcCTGaagcaaataaacaaactttcGACGTATTTAACCAACAAATGGCGCCAAATGAAAATGTCAAATGTGAAGGATCATAG
- the LOC106707416 gene encoding protein phosphatase methylesterase 1, with amino-acid sequence MSSLQKSIMKNKLPPRVPRSSGIAKLAPFGSSRRKDYSPVSWKQYFDRCVDVETEAGTFRVYLSPEPDHPSRPRIFTLHGGGYSGLSWSLFTEEITNMIHCQVVSMDVRGHGETKVKDPDDLSIETLVRDVEQVIQKLYDEEPPPIILLGHSMGGAIAVRAAHSPVIEQYIHGIAVIDVVEGTAMESLASMQGFLRGRPTHFKSIEHAIEWCIRSGQVRNLESAKVSMPSQILNVQTGKLAINEVETYKKEDAPRAPEPTRHGPHANCITEESDEESDTSEASEAKLARTDSENEDIKLTRTNSTNSENEDNAKLARLDSTDSENEDTKLARLDSTSDDAEASNAKLPRSDSTEKDQSATFAVPNAVGDGASMKYKWRIELSRTEKHWEGWFGGLSSAFLHTRSPRLLLLASVDGLDRELTVGQMQGKFQMQVLTRCGHAVHEDTPGEVARVVASFILRHRLTTATENGELMNLVSAPGC; translated from the exons ATGTCCTCTCTACAAAAAtctataatgaaaaataaattgccgCCCCGTGTGCCTAGATCATCGGGAATTGCAAA ATTAGCTCCGTTTGGCTCTTCTCGTCGTAAAGATTACTCGCCTGTTTCATGGAAGCAGTACTTCGATCGTTGCGTAGATGTAGAGACGGAGGCGGGCACCTTCAGAGTATATTTGTCGCCTGAACCTGACCATCCATCACGCCCGAGGATATTTACTCTACACGGTGGTGGATACTCTGGTCTTAGCTGGTCATTGTTTAct gAAGAGATAACAAACATGATCCATTGTCAGGTAGTATCTATGGATGTAAGGGGGCATGGTGAGACTAAAGTGAAAGATCCCGATGATTTGAGTATTGAAACATTAGTAAG agaTGTAGAACAAGTGATACAAAAGTTATATGATGAAGAGCCACCTCCCATCATACTGTTAGGCCACTCAATGGGCGGGGCCATAGCAGTTAGAGCTGCTCATTCCCCTGTCATTGAACAGTATATACATGGAATTGCGGTTATTGATGTTGTTGAAG GCACTGCAATGGAGTCTTTGGCTAGTATGCAAGGTTTTTTGAGAGGAAGGCCGACACATTTTAAGAGCATTGAACATGCCATAGAATGGTG caTTCGGAGTGGCCAAGTGAGGAACTTAGAATCTGCAAAAGTTTCAATGCCCAGTCAGATTTTGAA CGTTCAAACTGGTAAATTAGCTATAAATGAAGtggaaacatataaaaaagagGATGCACCTCGTGCACCGGAACCTACACGTCATGGTCCTCACGCTAACTGCATCACCGAGGAGAGTGATGAAGAAAGTGATACCAGTGAAGCCAGTGAAGCTAAACTAGCTAGGACTGACTCGGAGAATGAAGATATAAAACTGACAAGAACTAACTCAACTAACTCGGAGAATGAAGATAATGCAAAGCTGGCTAGATTGGACTCGACTGACTCAGAGAATGAAGACACAAAACTAGCTAGACTGGACTCGACAAGTGATGATGCTGAAGCTAGTAATGCAAAGCTACCTAGGTCAGACTCGACGGAAAAAGATCAAAGTGCTACTTTTGCTGTTCCCAATGCTGTTGGTGATGGTGCTTCTATGAA atataaatgGCGTATTGAGTTGTCCCGCACGGAGAAGCACTGGGAGGGTTGGTTCGGAGGACTCTCCTCTGCCTTCCTGCACACGCGCTCACCTCGTCTGCTCCTGCTCGCCTCTGTTGATGGACTGGACAGGGAACTGACTGTTGGACAGATGCAGG gCAAGTTTCAAATGCAAGTGTTAACAAGATGCGGCCATGCTGTACATGAGGACACTCCCGGAGAG